From one Malus sylvestris chromosome 1, drMalSylv7.2, whole genome shotgun sequence genomic stretch:
- the LOC126627168 gene encoding uncharacterized protein LOC126627168: MKNDMTVAVVARNLLTLKDNRLLSKWSDELAVKDSLALSVQCAGSVSNMAQRLFARTRQVESLAAEVMSLKQEIRGLKHENKQLHRLAHDYATNMKRKLDQMKESDGQILHDHQRFVGLFQRHLLPSSSGAVPRNEAPNDQPPMPPPSRVLSSTEAPNDPPPVPSLSGALPTAETSPKQPLCRLPLVCSF; the protein is encoded by the exons atgaagaatgatatgaccgttgcggtggtggctaggaaccttctcactctcaaagataacagactactttccaaatggtctgatgagttggctgttaaggattctctggctctgagtgttcagtgtgcag gttctgtgtctaatatggcccaacgcctatttgctcgaacccgccaagttgaatcattggcggctgaagtgatgagtctcaaacaggagattagagggctcaagcatgagaataaacagttgcaccggctcgctcatgactatgctacaaacatgaagaggaagcttgaccagatgaaggaatctgatggtcagattttacatgatcatcagaggtttgtgggtttgttccaaaggcatttattgccttcgtcttctggggctgtaccgcgtaatgaagctccaaatgatcaacctccgatgcctcctccttctagggtgctgtccagtactgaggctccgaatgatccccctccggtgccttctctttctggggctctgccgactgctgagacttctcctaagcaacctttgtgtaggctccctcttgtttgttcattttga